The stretch of DNA GGACACCGTCTCCGGGGAGGTCGAGGCGAGCGACCTGTCCGGTGACGCGGACCTGAGGAGCACCTCCGGCGAGATCGAGCTCTCCGGCGCCACCGGGAACGCGGTGCGGGCCGGGACCACCTCGGGCGAGGTGGACCTGGAGGGCGTCGACGTCGCCGAGCTGGAGGTGGAGAGCACCTCCGGCAGCGTCGGCGTCGAGGGCGGCTTCGACACGGCCCGGCTGAGCAGCACCTCCGGCTCGGTCGAGGCGGAGGCCGCGCGGCCGTTCGAGAAGCTGACCGCCGAGACGGTCTCCGGCTCGGTCGAACTGCGGGTGCCCGAGAGGCGGACCTACGACGTGCGCACCGACAGCACCAGCGGCTCCGTCGAGGTCGACGTGCCCACCGACAAGGGCGCGGAGAGCCTGATCGAGGCCTCCACCACCAGCGGTTCGGTGGAGATCACCGGCGACTGACTCCGGGATCCGTCGGCACCGGCGGCCACCGCCGGTGCCAGACGGATCCTTCCCGGAGCACCCGCGGTGCAGCGCTGCCTCAACGCCGCCGCACCCGGTCGGGGCGCTCGGGCCGGCGGACGGGAGCACCGCCGCCCGTCGTGCGGGGTGCCCCGGATCGCCTAGTGTTCCTGGGGCACGGGTCCTGCCCGTGCTCAGGGAGCACCGAGCCGATCGAGACGGGAAGCGGGCCATGGAGGGCACATCGTTCGAGCAGGTCGTGGACGAGGTCTTCTCGACCCAGTCCGCGCCGCAGTGGTGGCTGGTCCTGGCGACCGGGATCGTCGCGCTGGCGCTGGTCTCCACCGGCGGCCCGTGGCGGCTGGCCCGCAACGTGGTCACCATCGCGCACGAGGGCGGGCACGCCCTGGTCGCGCTGGCCAGCGGCCGGCAGCTGACCGGTATCCGGCTGCACTCCGACACCTCCGGGGTGACCGTCTCGCGCGGCCGGCCGGACGGCATCGGGATGATCCTCACCGTCTTCGCCGGCTACATCGCCCCCTCGGTGGTCGGCCTGTTCGGGGTGCTGTTCCTGCTGAACAACCGGATCACCGCGCTGCTGTGGATCTCCATCATCCTGCTGGCGGCCATGCTGCTGCTGATCCGGAACTTCTACGGGGTGCTCTCGGTGGTGGGCACCGGCG from Nocardiopsis composta encodes:
- a CDS encoding M50 family metallopeptidase, whose protein sequence is MEGTSFEQVVDEVFSTQSAPQWWLVLATGIVALALVSTGGPWRLARNVVTIAHEGGHALVALASGRQLTGIRLHSDTSGVTVSRGRPDGIGMILTVFAGYIAPSVVGLFGVLFLLNNRITALLWISIILLAAMLLLIRNFYGVLSVVGTGALVFGVSWFTPEEVQAVFAYFFTWFMLVAGVRPVFELQAQRRRQPSPHSDADQLHRLTGVSGTVWVMVFGAVNLGALALGVWLLWNSAAPVL